The Halobacteriovorax sp. DA5 genome segment ATATTAGATCTTTCTTTCGATAAACTGGTTGGTGAAACTTTCAACTTAACTGAAAGTGCCAACTCTAATGCTCATCAACTAAATTATATTTCAGAAATAAAGTCTTATCGTCTCTGGATCGGTGGTACTTTCATAGATTTTCCACAAGGACTTTCATTTATTAATGACTTGAAAATAAGCAGTTTTCTTGAACTTAAACTTTATGATAAAGCCCTTAATGATGGCCTAAAAGAAGTTCTTCAAACACATGATGACTTAGTTGTTTATATGATGGATGAAAATATTTATATCGAAACTAAAGATTTTGAAGAGATAAAAAAAGCGGCTTAAAAGCCGCTTTTTTTTTATAGTGAATTGTAGTAATTTTTAAGCATTAATGCATCGTCTTCTAGGTTTGGTGAGTTACAGATCATGTATCCACCACAACCATTCTTCTTAAGAGACTTTAGAAGATCTTTCCAGTTAAAGTCAGATTTCTCTAGGTTAAGGTGTTTAAGATCACCTTTAGAGTTAGTGCTAATACCTGAAATATGGATGTGCATATTTTTAACTGAATCTTCACCAAGTTCTTCTTTAAGTTTATTGATTACTTCATCAAACTCTTCTTCAGAGTTGTACTGGTTAGTACGTGCATATAAGTGAGAGAAGTCCATACATGGGCGACAAGAGTCTACGTTCTTAGTTAGGCTGATAAGCTCTTCTAAAGAACCAAACTGTGAAGTCTTTCCTGTAAGCTCTGGACGAAGCTCAATCTCAATATCAAGTCTGCTTAATCTTTCTTCGATTACATTCATCGACTTTTCAACTAGGTCGAAAACATCATATGGAGAATCTTTCATGTAGAAAGCTGCGTGGAAAGTCATTGATTCTGCACCACAAAGGTCAGAAATCTTAGCTGTTTGGATGATTCTTTCAACAGAAGAATCAATTTTATCCTGCTCTCTAGCATTTAGGTTGATATAGTATGGGCCGTGAGAAGTTAATG includes the following:
- a CDS encoding TIM barrel protein, which codes for MHTKLLFGTAGVPNSTVKKNNPVEGVKRIHELGLDCMQLEFAHGVRMKEEVSSNLRKVSYELGVPLTSHGPYYINLNAREQDKIDSSVERIIQTAKISDLCGAESMTFHAAFYMKDSPYDVFDLVEKSMNVIEERLSRLDIEIELRPELTGKTSQFGSLEELISLTKNVDSCRPCMDFSHLYARTNQYNSEEEFDEVINKLKEELGEDSVKNMHIHISGISTNSKGDLKHLNLEKSDFNWKDLLKSLKKNGCGGYMICNSPNLEDDALMLKNYYNSL